Within Peromyscus leucopus breed LL Stock chromosome 7, UCI_PerLeu_2.1, whole genome shotgun sequence, the genomic segment TTTGGAGGACGTTCTGCCCCCTGCTCCCCACAACTGCCCCAATAAATGCATCTGTGCTGCCGATGTGTTGAGCTGCGCGGGCCACGGGTTAGAGGACGTGCCGGTGTTACCTGCCACTGCTGCAGAACTCGACCTGAGCCACAATGCGCTCAAACATCTGCACCCCGGCTGGTTAGCACCCTTCTCCCGGCTGCGTGCCCTGCACCTAGGCTACAATAGATTGGATGTGCTGGGCCATGGCGTCTTCACCAATGCCAGTGGCCTGAGGACACTTGACCTATCGTCTAATATGTTGAGGATACTCCGTAGCCATGACCTGGACGGactaggagggctggagagattgcttctGTTCAATAACCGCCTGGTGCACTTAGACCTGGACGCCTTCCAGGGCCTGAGCACGCTCAGCCACCTCTATCTCGGCTACAATGAGCTcgcctctttctctttccaccacctGCATGGTCTGGGGACAACCCACCTGCGCACTCTAGACCTGTCCTCCAACTGGCTGGGGCACGTCTCCGTCTCGGGGTTGGCTGCGCTGCCAGCCTTCCTCAAGAACGGGCTCTACCTGCACAACAACCCACTGCCCTGCGACTGTCGCCTCTACCACCTGCTGCAGCGCTGGCACCGGCGGGGGCTGAGTGCCCTGCGGGACTTTGCACGTGAGTACACATGCTTGGCCTTTGAGGTCTCCGCATCCAGAGTGCGCTTCTTTGAGCACAGCCGGGTGTTTAGGAACTGCTCAGCCGCTGCAGCCCGAGGCGTGGAGCTGCCTGAGCAGCAGCTGGACGCACAGGTGGGACAGTCCCTGCGGCTCTTCTGCAACGCCAGCGGGCCCGCTGCACGGGTGGCCTGGGTCTCACCGAGAAACGAGCTGCTTGTCCCACCAGGGTCTCAGGATGGCAGCATCGCTGTGCTGGCTGATGGCAGCTTAGTGGTGCGCAGGGTGCAGGAGCAACATGCAGGCATCTTTGTGTGCCTGGCAACCGGGCCCCGCCTGCACCACAACCAGACACTGGAGTTCAATGTGAGCGTGCACAAACCTCGCCCCGAGCCGGAGGCTTTCAACACAGGCTTCACCACGCTGCTGGGCTGCATCGTGGgcctggtgctggtgctggtctACCTGTTTGCACCCCCGTGCCGtggctgctgccactgttgccgGAGAGCCTGCCGTAACCGCTGCTGGCCCCGGGCACCCAGTCCACTCCAGGAGCTGAGTGCACAgtcctcagtcctcagcactacCCCACCAGACGCACCTAGCCGCAAGGCCAGTGTCCACAAGCATGTGGTCTTCCTGGAGCCGGGCAAGAAAGGTCTCAATGGCCGTGTGCAGCTAGCAGTCGCTGAAGACTTCGACCTGTGCAACCCCGTGGGGCTGCAACTCCAGGCTGGCTCTGAGTCAGCCAGCTCCACGGCTCAGAGGGCCTCGTGATGACCTAGTCGCCTGGGCGCCTCCACACAGGCTGTAGAACTCCTGCTGCTTGccctgtctgctgctgctgcagtccAGAGAACTGACAGATGCTGGGGGGATGCACTGTGCCTGGTCCTACAACTGCATGTGAGCCTTGACCTGTACTGTAATAGTTCTTCTCACTGGTAAAGGGGCCGAGGCTCCCCGACTTGCCTCTTGCTCTGCCTAGCTCAGGATAAGGCCTCAGACTACTAGATCCTGCTTCCCCTAGGACCTCTGAGTGACCAAACGTCCCATGAAGATCAGGGACCAAGACCACCATCTGGTAAGAGCCCTTGCATTGGAGCTCTGGGACCACTTCAGGAGTTAAAGCGGATGCTGGGTGCAGTATAGAAGTCAAGCGTAccaccttcccttccccaccAGGGAGCTCGCCAAGGAGGGAGAAGGCAGCTCAGACAGTCCAGCCCCCACTCTTTGGATGGAAGGAATAAATGAGCCCTTCCTCTGCTGAAAGAAGACCCAGTTCACCACCACCAGCCTCCATCCGGAAAGCTAGACAACTCCTGTGTGTGGAGTCTGGTGGGCATGCATACCTCCTTCAGGACACTCCTGCAAGAGTAGCCCTGATGTCTCCAGCTAAAGGGGGAGCCATTTCCATGGGCTCATAACCCAGCAGGAAAAAGCCTGGTGAATATGACTAATCTGGGATTCATGTCCCCCGAGGGCAGGAGGCCTCTTAAGGACTGGCATTCCTCTCAGCCTAATGGCTGAGGCAGTATCCTGAAACCATATGTCTCTACCACTCCTACAGGCAGGTAGGGAAAGGGtcggagccccccccccccccccaggatgaGCTGGCAGCTTAGTCTGTCCTCGATGACTGCTAAGGCATTTTGTAATAAAGGCAGTACATGTTCACTGCTGGGCCTTCCCAGATGGGTGGCTTTGTGTGCTCAGCTCTTGATCCAGCAGGGTGGCCCTGACCATCAGAGGATGGTACATCTTCCAAGTTTTGGCATGTATGCCCCTGCGAGAGGCATGGCTGCAAGCTAAGACCTCCTACCCATCCAGAGTTTACACCTCACCATGGCCTATCCTTTGCCTCAGTGTCCCCAACTAGAGTCTGAGGTTCATTTTGAGACAAAGAAACACGTACAACAAGGCCCTGCGCTATCAGCCCCTCCTCAAAGGGCACGCCCAGTTCCCATGGGGGCCAGCAGTCCCCAACACTCACTCTGAGGCTGGACCATGCACCAGGAGGCGTACCAGGATGCCGGTCACTGCCACCAGGATAGGGTAGTGGTCCACGCTCTCCAGGCctaaggggagggaaggaagatgaAGTGCTCATACAGTTAGTTCTGTGGCAGGAGCTCCGGGCCTGGCTGATACCACTGGCCTCTCCCACTACTCCTCCTACATAAAGGCAGGCCGAGGCTGGGAGTGCACAGCACGGCCGTCCTGTACTGAGCGGAGAAGAGCAGCCGCTGCTCCTGGCCCGGAAGCCAAGGCCTTGGTGTGCTGAGGTGCAGGGCATCTGGATCCTTACCAGGAAGCCGCAGGGTGACTACACGGTCAAACAGGTTCCTCTCAGCTGTCACCCGGTTCAGCACCTGGTTCAGCAGCTGTGAGGGCAGGAGCCTATTGGTGGATGGGCAAGCGCACCACCTGAGTTATCCCCAGGGTCCGACCCTCCTTGGCCAGATGGACACACCTGTGCAAGCCGCCGCAGCAGCATCTCCGAGGTAGGGCGGGACCAGTCCAGGAATATCTCAGGCACGAGTGTGATGGTCATTTCCAGGACACGCAACAGGCTGACCGAGAGGTCAAAGCAGGTGGCACAGACCTTGAGTTGCCGACTGTCCACGAAGTTTCGCTCTAGGCGTTCAGCAGCCTGTTGAATCTAAGTCACCAACAGGAAGGCAGGTAGCAGTCAGAGGCCCTGCACCACTCCTGGGCCTTGGCCTCTGCCCAGCCCACCCCAACACGCCACAGCCCACCTCCTGGATCATGCCGATGAACTCGGAGAAGGCCCAGTTGAGCTGGTTAAGGACACTGTTGAGGAAGCTAGGGGCCACATCAGGACCCTGTCGAAGCAGGTCTGCCATGTGCTGCTGCAGCAGGGTGGAAGGGCAGGGTTCTGGGGGGGGCAGAGGAAAGCAACATTACCAGGGACTCCCAGACAGGAACCACATCTGTCACATACTGGAACACTCACTGACACAAGAACAAAGATGGCCCTCTAAGAATACTCAGACCATGAAAGCAGAGGAACGGCACAGAACAAGTGTGTCTCCCTCCCGCTGAGCACGCCACAGGCTACAGGTGTTTCCAGCACTGCCATACCCAGCTGCCAGAGACAGCTGCTGGCCCGACCCGAAGCAAATGCTGAATCACAGGTGTGCCGGAAAGTGTCAGATACAGACAAGACAACTCAGACCGTTCCCACTAGCATCAGGCCAGCTTCTGCAAGATCCCAGACTGGGGCCTGCTGTCCTCTGCTGCCCTTGGCCTGGCCTTGGCATATGGCTTAGATGGTGAGTGCCAAGTCTGGGCTGGAAGGGCAGCAGTAACCAGAGCTCTCAGCTGCAGCTGGTCCAACATACCTCTCCAACCCTCTGATGCAAATCAATAGTTCCTGCCATAGGAGAGGATCTgccccccctgccctccccactcGCAGTTCAGTTCCGTCCTGGAGTCTAGACGGAGGCATATAGCAAGGACTTGCTGTGTGAGTCTGCACAAGacttctgggacagccagagacCAGGCGACACTGGCTGAAGGGCAGCAAGGCTGGTGAGCGAGCTGAGGAACGTGGCAAGCCCTCGGCAAGCTGCACAGCTCAGGCCCAGGTGAAGACTTTGACAGGCACAGGAGACAGCACAGCTTCTGTTCCTAGCCACGTCTGAAGCCCATTTGGGTCCTGATCAGTTTCTAGCTTGTGCCCCTCGAGTCAAGGGTCCAAGGCCAAAAGATAAAACAACCAAGGAAGCTGCCATCCGGGGATATGGCAGCCGGCACAGGGAAGGAGTAGCGTGTGCCCTACAGAAGCCGTAGCGAGCTGGAGAGGCGCGGCGCTCTCTGCACCGTGAGCCCTGCACCTCAAGCCCAAGGGAACAAAAGGACTTGTCCCAGAGCATTCCCGGGCTAGGAGGGAGTAGGAAAAATGGGACCCAGGGCAAAGGTTAGGAGCCTGAAAGAAGCGCAGGAGATAGGGTTGGAGGAACAGGCGTCTCAAAGAGACTCTGAGAGGAGCGGGAAAGGGCTACCAGCTTGTCTAGAGCCGCCACCTGGACCTGGCCAACCTGGGTACTCACTTTGGAGGCTGGGCAAATTGGCATCCTCTGGTTTGGTTTTCAGCAGATGTGGCAGCCGTGTATAGCGGTACCCAAACCCACAGCCCTGGGGGTGAAACAGCAGGGATCAGAAGGGCAGGGTGA encodes:
- the Amigo3 gene encoding amphoterin-induced protein 3, whose protein sequence is MAWLVVPGILLCMVGAGLGTSDLEDVLPPAPHNCPNKCICAADVLSCAGHGLEDVPVLPATAAELDLSHNALKHLHPGWLAPFSRLRALHLGYNRLDVLGHGVFTNASGLRTLDLSSNMLRILRSHDLDGLGGLERLLLFNNRLVHLDLDAFQGLSTLSHLYLGYNELASFSFHHLHGLGTTHLRTLDLSSNWLGHVSVSGLAALPAFLKNGLYLHNNPLPCDCRLYHLLQRWHRRGLSALRDFAREYTCLAFEVSASRVRFFEHSRVFRNCSAAAARGVELPEQQLDAQVGQSLRLFCNASGPAARVAWVSPRNELLVPPGSQDGSIAVLADGSLVVRRVQEQHAGIFVCLATGPRLHHNQTLEFNVSVHKPRPEPEAFNTGFTTLLGCIVGLVLVLVYLFAPPCRGCCHCCRRACRNRCWPRAPSPLQELSAQSSVLSTTPPDAPSRKASVHKHVVFLEPGKKGLNGRVQLAVAEDFDLCNPVGLQLQAGSESASSTAQRAS